ATGGTGGCGTCGGCGGTGCGCTGCGCCAGCACCAGCGTGCGTCGCAGCGTCTCGTCGGCGTCGTTGGCGGTGTTGTCGGCCGGACCCCGGCGCTGCAGCTCGTCGAGCTGCCGCTGCATCTCGGCCAGGCGACCCTCGGCGGCCTCGGCCCGGTGGTAGGCCTCACGGAGCCGGTCCTGCAGCTGGCCGACACCCACGGAGAGACGCTCGAGGAAGTCATCGACGTCGCGCGTGTTGTATCCGCCCCGACGGGCTTCGCGGAACTCGACGTCGTGAAGCGACTGAGGAGTCAGTTCCATAACGGAGAGAGTAGCGAGAATGCAACGATCACTTCGGTACCCCACGGTGCGCGTTCATTTTCCTCGCCCTGCGTACGCCGAGGCGGCTGCTGATGCCCACCATAGATCAAAGTCAGAACAGGCCGGTGCCTTCGCAGATGGCGCGCGACAGGATCCGCAGGCCGAATATCACCAGCAACGGCGACAGGTCGAGCCGCATCATCCCCATGCTCAGCGGCGGCAGCAGCGCCCGCACCGGACCGAGCACCGGCTCGGTGACGGTCACGA
This Acidimicrobiales bacterium DNA region includes the following protein-coding sequences:
- a CDS encoding YggT family protein; this translates as MENAICTIIDLYVLVIIIRLFMSWVPPTPGTTYATIHDGFVTVTEPVLGPVRALLPPLSMGMMRLDLSPLLVIFGLRILSRAICEGTGLF